In Pseudobacter ginsenosidimutans, the following are encoded in one genomic region:
- a CDS encoding family 43 glycosylhydrolase has translation MKSTAAMWKYFVPVSFCVLLIIAGIRSKAQNPLIRDQFSADPSARVFGNRVYLFPSHDIMANEGRGRIGWFCMEDYHVFSSENLTDWTDHGVIVEQNKVPWVKPDSYSMWAPDCIFRNGKYYFYFPSIPRDTSNGRGFTIGVAIADKPEGPYLPLSEPVKNVRGIDPNVFIDKDGQAYLYWSQGNIYGARLKDNMVELSSTPVILQHLPDKGLKEGPYLFERKGIYYMTYPHVENKTERLEYAIGDNPLGPFRKTGVIMDESATGCWTNHHSIICFKEQWYLFYHHNDYSPAFDKARSVRADSLFFNPDGTIQKVNPGFRGIGITGAHSKIQIDRYSRISNSGVSIDFIDTANRFLGWKSVFEGEDAWVQYNSVDFGKQPLRWVRVRALAPEGGALQIRIQDAAGPVLAALPLGADKDWQLVKLPLFQWKPGIQHLFVTAKDNRQVAVDWIGFE, from the coding sequence ATGAAATCAACAGCAGCTATGTGGAAATATTTTGTACCGGTATCGTTTTGTGTACTACTTATCATTGCCGGGATCCGATCGAAAGCACAGAATCCATTGATCCGTGATCAGTTTAGCGCGGATCCTTCCGCCCGGGTATTTGGCAACAGGGTTTACCTGTTCCCTTCGCATGATATTATGGCGAATGAAGGCCGTGGAAGGATTGGCTGGTTTTGTATGGAGGATTATCATGTGTTCTCTTCGGAAAACCTTACAGACTGGACAGATCATGGAGTGATCGTTGAACAAAATAAAGTGCCCTGGGTGAAGCCGGACAGTTACAGTATGTGGGCGCCTGATTGCATTTTCAGGAATGGGAAATACTACTTTTATTTTCCTTCCATTCCGCGGGATACCAGTAATGGCCGTGGATTCACAATTGGTGTGGCCATTGCTGATAAACCGGAGGGGCCTTATTTACCATTATCCGAACCTGTCAAAAATGTACGGGGCATTGATCCGAATGTATTTATCGATAAGGACGGACAAGCCTATCTCTATTGGTCGCAGGGAAACATTTATGGTGCCAGGCTGAAGGATAATATGGTAGAGCTCAGTTCCACGCCAGTGATATTGCAGCATTTGCCGGACAAAGGGTTGAAAGAAGGGCCCTACCTTTTTGAAAGGAAGGGGATCTATTATATGACCTATCCGCATGTGGAAAATAAGACCGAAAGATTGGAATATGCGATAGGGGATAATCCGCTGGGGCCATTCAGAAAAACAGGCGTTATAATGGACGAGTCAGCCACCGGCTGCTGGACCAATCACCATTCGATCATCTGCTTCAAAGAGCAATGGTATCTGTTCTACCATCATAACGATTATTCTCCGGCATTCGACAAGGCAAGATCGGTAAGGGCCGACAGCCTCTTTTTCAATCCTGACGGCACCATACAAAAAGTGAATCCTGGTTTTAGAGGTATTGGGATTACCGGGGCCCATTCAAAGATCCAGATCGATCGTTACTCCAGGATCAGTAATAGCGGTGTGTCCATCGATTTTATTGATACAGCTAACAGGTTCCTTGGATGGAAATCCGTGTTCGAAGGGGAAGATGCCTGGGTACAATATAATAGCGTTGATTTTGGGAAACAGCCATTGAGGTGGGTCCGGGTCCGGGCCCTGGCTCCGGAAGGCGGGGCACTGCAAATACGTATACAGGACGCAGCAGGTCCCGTGCTGGCAGCGTTACCGCTTGGTGCTGATAAGGATTGGCAACTTGTAAAGCTGCCTTTGTTTCAATGGAAGCCGGGAATTCAACATTTATTTGTGACAGCAAAGGATAACAGACAGGTAGCAGTGGACTGGATTGGATTTGAATAG
- a CDS encoding glycoside hydrolase family 31 protein: MRILFLLLIVSLPAVTYTQVVKKYTKQKDRLSIQLSEGIMNIIPLSDKAIRVQWQKDTLKEANELVFVNKQPVPAMKCSETDAELKMTTSFVTVIINKQSGNIHFNDASGNTFLSEKPGSRKMDPSQIMEQPCFLAEQSFISPEDEYLFGLGQFQDGHYDLHNISRKLTQVNSQIAIPFLVSSKGYGILWHQYGLTYFNPADRLVPLAKKMTAAGAKPDAEVTTTSGTQRIDQQQSVHEGKFKVDKDGEYVVMLDLGNMDNRHLLLIDGKPLIDQSNLWLPPSVSKKVMLKAGEHTVQVVCKLSNTPVLSWRAVANETTFRSPEAKMLDYVVFHGNSTDEIIADYRNLSGNVPMLPLWAYGFWQCRERYTSGEHLVRTVKEFRKRKLPLDVIVQDWQYWGKYGWGVPKFDETSYPDPGKFIQQLHDLNARFSISVWENIDKRSEIAKEYIQKDLYIPNSPWIDIYKPETQQTHWQVLNRNLFSLGVDSWWMDATEPENDALAGKQTYFGLGNFYRLTYPLFVSKSVYEGQRLANPDKRVTILTRSAFPGQQRYGTINWSGDIGWDWDTFKRQIVAGLNFSITGMPYWTTDIGGFFRPGPGQYTDTKYHDILTRWFQYGAFNPVFRIHGYQTETEPWKYGEIVEENMRSIMNLRYRLIPYIYSEAWQVTKNGSTIMRPMLMDFNDDTLAIRQPFQYMFGRSMLIAPVTEPGITQWNVYLPESNGWYNFHTGKHYSGGQTVLADAPQHIIPVFVKAGSIIPMSEVMQYTSEKAGDTLELRIYKGADGVFNLYEDEGDGYNYEKGKYTVIPIGWDDKKQLLTIGALQGTFPGYLKKRVFNIVCAAEKPEMKKSVVYNGKMITTYLK; the protein is encoded by the coding sequence ATGAGAATACTATTTCTTTTGCTGATCGTTTCGCTGCCGGCTGTTACCTATACGCAGGTAGTGAAAAAGTATACAAAGCAGAAAGATCGTCTTTCCATTCAGCTTTCAGAAGGAATAATGAATATAATCCCATTATCCGATAAAGCCATCAGGGTGCAATGGCAAAAAGATACGCTTAAAGAAGCAAATGAACTTGTGTTTGTAAACAAACAGCCGGTCCCTGCAATGAAGTGTTCAGAGACTGATGCAGAGTTGAAAATGACAACCAGTTTTGTAACAGTAATCATCAATAAGCAATCAGGTAATATCCACTTTAACGACGCTTCCGGAAATACATTCCTGAGTGAAAAACCCGGAAGCAGGAAAATGGATCCCTCCCAAATTATGGAGCAACCTTGTTTTCTGGCAGAACAAAGTTTCATATCCCCGGAGGATGAATACCTGTTTGGCCTGGGGCAGTTCCAGGATGGTCATTATGATCTGCACAATATCTCCCGGAAGCTGACCCAGGTGAACTCCCAGATCGCTATTCCCTTCCTGGTTTCAAGTAAAGGGTATGGCATCCTCTGGCATCAATATGGTCTCACTTATTTTAATCCTGCAGACCGGTTGGTCCCGCTTGCTAAAAAAATGACTGCTGCGGGCGCAAAACCGGATGCTGAAGTAACCACCACTTCTGGAACGCAGCGCATAGATCAGCAACAATCTGTACATGAAGGGAAATTCAAAGTTGATAAAGACGGGGAGTATGTTGTTATGCTGGATCTGGGAAATATGGACAATCGTCATTTATTACTGATCGATGGAAAACCTCTGATCGATCAGTCGAATCTATGGCTTCCTCCATCTGTGAGTAAGAAAGTAATGCTGAAGGCAGGAGAACATACCGTACAGGTGGTTTGCAAATTGTCCAATACTCCTGTTCTTTCATGGCGAGCGGTAGCAAACGAAACAACTTTCCGTTCACCTGAAGCCAAAATGCTGGACTATGTGGTGTTCCATGGAAACAGTACCGATGAAATAATTGCGGATTACAGGAACCTGTCCGGAAATGTACCGATGCTTCCTTTATGGGCCTACGGATTCTGGCAATGCAGGGAAAGATATACTTCCGGAGAGCATTTGGTAAGAACAGTAAAAGAATTCAGAAAAAGAAAATTACCCCTGGATGTGATCGTACAGGATTGGCAGTACTGGGGAAAGTATGGTTGGGGTGTGCCTAAATTTGATGAGACAAGCTATCCTGATCCCGGAAAGTTTATTCAGCAATTGCATGACCTCAATGCGCGGTTCTCCATTTCTGTTTGGGAGAACATCGACAAAAGATCTGAAATAGCAAAAGAGTACATTCAAAAAGACCTCTATATCCCCAACAGTCCCTGGATAGATATTTATAAACCGGAAACACAGCAAACACACTGGCAGGTGTTGAACAGGAACCTCTTCAGCCTTGGTGTGGATAGCTGGTGGATGGATGCCACAGAACCTGAGAACGATGCTTTGGCCGGCAAGCAAACTTATTTTGGGTTGGGCAATTTTTACCGGCTCACATATCCTCTTTTCGTCAGCAAATCTGTTTATGAAGGACAGCGTTTAGCCAATCCTGATAAACGGGTTACGATCCTTACCAGGTCAGCATTTCCGGGACAGCAACGATATGGGACCATCAATTGGTCTGGTGATATTGGGTGGGACTGGGACACCTTTAAGAGACAGATCGTGGCCGGCCTGAATTTTTCAATAACCGGAATGCCTTACTGGACAACAGATATCGGAGGCTTCTTCCGCCCGGGCCCAGGCCAGTATACCGATACAAAATATCATGATATCCTTACCCGTTGGTTCCAGTATGGGGCATTCAATCCTGTATTCCGTATCCACGGTTATCAAACGGAAACAGAGCCATGGAAGTATGGAGAAATCGTTGAAGAGAATATGCGAAGCATCATGAACCTTCGATATCGCTTGATCCCCTATATTTATTCTGAAGCATGGCAGGTAACAAAAAATGGCTCTACCATTATGCGCCCTATGCTGATGGACTTCAATGATGATACACTTGCCATCCGGCAGCCTTTTCAATATATGTTTGGCAGGTCCATGCTGATAGCACCTGTAACAGAACCTGGCATTACTCAATGGAATGTATACCTGCCTGAGTCGAACGGATGGTACAACTTCCATACCGGCAAGCACTATAGCGGAGGGCAAACAGTATTGGCAGATGCCCCGCAACATATCATCCCGGTATTTGTGAAAGCCGGCTCCATTATTCCCATGTCAGAAGTTATGCAATATACTTCTGAAAAGGCGGGTGATACTTTGGAGCTGCGCATTTACAAAGGCGCAGATGGCGTGTTCAATTTGTATGAAGATGAGGGCGATGGCTATAATTATGAAAAAGGGAAATATACGGTCATTCCAATCGGGTGGGATGATAAAAAGCAACTGCTTACTATTGGCGCGTTGCAAGGTACTTTCCCGGGTTATCTGAAAAAAAGAGTTTTCAATATTGTTTGTGCAGCAGAAAAGCCGGAAATGAAAAAAAGTGTTGTGTACAATGGAAAGATGATAACAACTTATCTCAAATGA
- a CDS encoding glycoside hydrolase family 97 protein produces MERISLAFLVIVLNIQSVFAQQVKLQSPNGKVVVGVYNGQATGNSGWYLTVSYYDQGKITEAVPRIDLGLVRSDQEFSKEMQFVKAGKPVLINEQYNAVHGKRSACNNTANEVILFFANQGKARINLIIRAYNDGFAFRYEFPEKIGTFQIKEELTAYTIPMKTLRWMEKWNPANEGYYAAMSGDKVKKQEWCYPALFMTSDSSCWFLLHEADLDRNYCGTKLSNSIDSSKYKLSFPDAGDGRGQGSRTPSITLPWRSPWRVGIMGSLQDVVASTLVDDVSAPSVIKNTDWIKPGLVSWNYWSDNHGTRDYKTVCAFADLAARMNWPYTLLDWEWDVMRNGGNVEDAAKYILSKGVKPLIWYNSGGDHTWVSSTPKDRMLTHENRVAEFTKLKKLGFAGIKVDFFESEKQDMIKYYLDILEDAAQFNLMVYFHGCIVPRGWARTYPNLMTYEAVRGAEWYNNGPDFTTAAPEHNCILPFTRNVVGAMDYTPVTFTNSQFPHITSCGHELALGVLFESGLQHLADRPEGYYSLPDAARSFLKQLPAAWDDTNLLSGFPGKDVVIARRKADAWFIGGINAESREKKNKISFDFLTPGVQYKLTLIADGSHDKELSTSYQVVDSASSIDLKLLRRGGFAACVYPLK; encoded by the coding sequence GTGGAGAGGATCTCCTTAGCTTTTCTGGTTATCGTACTAAATATACAGTCAGTTTTTGCTCAACAGGTAAAGCTGCAGTCTCCCAATGGAAAAGTAGTGGTTGGTGTTTACAACGGACAGGCTACCGGGAATAGCGGATGGTATCTTACTGTATCCTATTATGATCAGGGAAAAATTACTGAAGCGGTTCCACGGATAGATCTGGGTTTGGTGCGAAGTGATCAGGAATTTTCAAAAGAGATGCAGTTTGTCAAGGCCGGAAAGCCAGTTCTCATCAATGAGCAATACAACGCAGTGCATGGTAAAAGATCGGCTTGCAACAATACTGCCAACGAAGTAATCCTGTTTTTCGCAAACCAGGGAAAGGCAAGGATCAATTTGATCATCCGTGCCTATAACGACGGATTTGCCTTCAGATATGAATTCCCGGAAAAGATCGGAACCTTTCAGATAAAGGAAGAACTAACGGCTTATACTATCCCAATGAAAACTTTGCGCTGGATGGAAAAATGGAATCCGGCGAATGAGGGATACTATGCTGCCATGAGCGGAGACAAGGTTAAGAAGCAGGAATGGTGCTACCCTGCGCTTTTCATGACAAGCGACAGCTCATGCTGGTTCCTTTTGCATGAAGCGGATCTGGACCGCAACTACTGCGGTACAAAGCTCAGCAACTCCATCGATAGTTCGAAATATAAGCTTTCGTTCCCTGATGCCGGAGATGGGAGAGGGCAGGGATCAAGAACTCCTTCCATCACACTTCCCTGGAGATCACCGTGGCGGGTAGGGATCATGGGGAGCTTACAGGATGTAGTTGCGTCAACCCTGGTTGATGATGTATCTGCTCCGTCTGTCATAAAGAACACGGACTGGATCAAACCCGGCCTGGTATCATGGAATTATTGGTCAGACAATCACGGTACCCGGGATTATAAAACAGTTTGTGCTTTTGCAGACCTGGCGGCCAGGATGAACTGGCCATATACATTACTCGATTGGGAATGGGATGTAATGCGTAATGGCGGCAATGTTGAAGATGCTGCAAAATATATTCTATCCAAAGGTGTGAAGCCGCTCATCTGGTACAACTCGGGAGGCGACCATACCTGGGTCTCTTCAACGCCGAAAGACAGAATGCTGACGCATGAAAACCGTGTGGCGGAGTTTACCAAATTGAAGAAGTTGGGATTTGCGGGTATTAAAGTTGACTTCTTCGAAAGTGAAAAACAGGATATGATAAAATATTACCTGGATATCCTGGAAGATGCGGCGCAGTTCAATTTGATGGTCTACTTCCATGGCTGTATCGTGCCGCGTGGATGGGCGCGTACTTACCCCAACCTGATGACATATGAGGCCGTTCGGGGTGCAGAATGGTATAACAATGGTCCTGATTTTACCACGGCAGCTCCTGAGCATAATTGTATACTGCCCTTTACACGGAATGTTGTAGGCGCCATGGATTATACACCAGTTACGTTCACCAATTCGCAATTCCCGCATATCACTTCCTGTGGTCATGAATTGGCGCTGGGAGTATTGTTTGAATCAGGACTGCAGCATTTGGCAGACAGGCCGGAAGGGTATTATTCATTGCCGGATGCAGCAAGATCATTCCTCAAACAATTACCGGCAGCCTGGGATGACACAAATTTGCTGAGTGGATTTCCGGGAAAGGATGTTGTTATCGCACGCCGTAAAGCGGATGCCTGGTTTATTGGTGGTATCAATGCAGAATCAAGAGAAAAGAAAAATAAGATAAGCTTTGATTTCTTGACACCTGGCGTACAGTACAAACTCACATTGATTGCTGATGGAAGCCACGATAAAGAGCTTTCCACCAGCTACCAGGTGGTGGATAGCGCCTCTTCCATTGATCTGAAACTGCTGCGCAGAGGCGGATTTGCTGCCTGCGTATATCCGTTGAAGTGA